The proteins below are encoded in one region of Conger conger chromosome 17, fConCon1.1, whole genome shotgun sequence:
- the LOC133117095 gene encoding ETS translocation variant 5-like, whose product MDGFYDQQVPLLAPSSDKSHMEMCCRPIGDRKRKFVDIELAQDTEELFQDLSQLQEVWIAEAQVPEDEQFVPDFQLDNLVFHGLPSTKIKRELSPSDDLPPCGRDQTLTPFGETCLYSYSAYDTKPAVGFQPLTPPSTPVLTPGPSHMTGRHPLDDQTPPTAVSQPMALRPLHRQPEALPSENSQRAHPLHCQTPPFAVPCPAPGHLAAAYGHAHRFHRQLSEPCLPYPPSPFSAQPPPHTRSGDGRPAYHRQMSEPLVPVPPRVFKREQLEPCPAQRNSPNMAPPHPAFHPPPIKQEPREFSFDSEVPSCRSSFGSAAHFYSSGHNRFGFDGESPSYYDDACVVPEKPEVKVKQEPGVCRDGAPFQRRASLQLWQFLVTLLDNPTNGHFITWTGRGMEFKLIDPEEVARRWGLQKNRPAMNYDKLSRSLRYYYEKGIMQKVAGERYVYKFVCEPEAVISMTLTDSQKPSMKPDPDALPSEDSTLPLAHYDHSASFLPDAGEHCLTGLMFPDGYVY is encoded by the exons ATGGATGGATTTTACGACCAACAAGTCCCCCTTTTGGCCCCCTCAagt GATAAATCCCATATGGAGATGTGCTGCAGACCAATCGGTGACAGAAAAAGGAAGTTTGTCGACATTGAGCTTGCTCAGGACACCGAGG AGCTCTTCCAGGACCTGAGTCAGCTGCAGGAAGTATGGATTGCAGAAG CCCAGGTACCTGAGGATGAACAGTTTGTCCCAGATTTCCAGCTGGATAACC TGGTGTTTCATGGTCTCCCGTCCACCAAGATCAAGAGAGAGCTGAGCCCCTCCGATGACCTGCCCCCCTGTGGGCGGGACCAGACCCTCACACCCTTCGGAGAGACCTGCCTCTACAGTTACAG TGCCTATGACACAAAGCCAGCCGTTGGGTTTCAGCCACTGACCCCGCCATCCACACCCGTCTTGACCCCTGGCCCGTCCCACATGACGGGCAGGCACCCGCTCGATGACCAGACCCCTCCCACGGCTGTTTCTCAGCCAATGGCGCTGCGCCCCCTCCACAGACAGCCCGAGGCTCTGCCCTCTGAGAACAGCCAGAGGGCCCACCCCCTGCACTGCCAGACCCCGCCCTTCGCagtgccctgccccgcccccgggCACCTGGCGGCGGCTTATGGCCACGCTCACAG GTTCCACAGACAACTCTCAGAGCCCTGCCTGccgtaccccccctcccccttctcagcGCAGCCACCCCCGCACACCCGGTCCGGAGATGGCCGACCAGCCTATCACCGGCAGATGTCCGAACCTCTGGTGCCCGTGCCCCCCAGGGTGTTTAAACGGGAGCAGCTggagccctgccctgcccagcGGAACAGCCCTAACATGGCCCCTCCACACCCTGCCTTCCACCCCCCGCCCATCAAACAGGAGCCCCGAGAGTTCAGCTTTGACTCGG AAGTGCCCAGCTGTCGATCTTCATTCGGGAGCGCCGCCCACTTCTACTCGAGCGGCCACAACC GTTTTGGCTTTGACGGAGAGTCTCCCTCGTACTATGACGATGCCTGTGTGGTTCCTGAGAAACCAGAAG TGAAGGTGAAACAGGAGCCAGGCGTGTGCCGTGACGGCGCCCCCTTCCAGCGCCGCGCCTCTCTGCAGCTCTGGCAGTTCCTGGTCACTCTGCTGGACAACCCTACCAACGGCCATTTTATCACCTGGACCGGCCGTGGCATGGAGTTCAAACTGATTGATCCAGAGGAG GTGGCCCGTCGCTGGGGGCTGCAGAAGAATCGGCCAGCCATGAACTACGACAAGCTGAGCCGCTCCCTGCGATACTACTATGAGAAGGGCATCATGCAGAAG GTGGCTGGAGAGAGGTACGTCTATAAGTTTGTCTGCGAGCCGGAGGCGGTCATCTCAATGACGCTCACTGACAGCCAGAAGCCCAGCATGAAGCCTGACCCTGACGCTCTGCCCAGTGAGGACAGCACCCTGCCCCTCGCCCACTATGACCACAGCGCCTCCTTTCTGCCTGACGCAGGGGAGCACTGCCTGACGGGGCTGATGTTCCCTGATGGCTATGTGTACTGA